The proteins below come from a single Cervus elaphus chromosome 4, mCerEla1.1, whole genome shotgun sequence genomic window:
- the LOC122692496 gene encoding cationic amino acid transporter 3-like has product MLRQYVRRFRQGLVRKWPLEAREESESHRAPLSTLDLVILGVCRTLGAGVYVLTGVMTLLIAGPAIVISFLVVALSSVLSGLCYAEFWSYVPPSGSVYLYSVVAMGKLCAFLIGWNVLLYLMAAASCLTRAWSYAFDSLIGNHISQALERTFSPHMPSFLAPYPDFIALGLVLLMTGLLVLGARVTTLIIKVSTGLNLFVPIFMILSGFIKGDLHNWQLTEQDYRSNTSRSSSTFSLGPLGSGGFVPFGFEGILQGAAILFTSYFGVHGMVTAGKEAPNPQRSIPLSMVISIFIGFLAYSGVSATLTLMVPYYQIYPYSPLPQAFLQVGWDPAAYVMAAVFLCTLLYSFLCAMVSMFQLTCTMAAEGLLFRVLAQIHSRTGTPVMAILASGTLTGFTASLLGILDLVKLMSAGVLPAYTLVAVSVLVLRYQPDQNLSKKQKTEKGNETSDLEASPSEPVPEAGPLRILKSLWFPTSTTPTKISGQIVYGCASLLVLLLSILSLILAQWPSQVFSGDPVLTTVVVLLLLLITGVTVIMWRQPQSPSPLLFRIPALPVLPLVSIFVNIYLMMQITSETWILFGIWMAIGSVIYLGYGIRHSLAGNNHQQPPASTPPDSGLKHPQC; this is encoded by the exons ATGCTGCGTCAGTATGTTCGCCGGTTTCGTCAGGGACTGGTCCGCAAGTGGCCACTGGAGGCCCGGGAGGAGTCTGAGAGTCACAGAGCTCCTCTGAGCACCTTGGACCTGGTGATCTTGGGTGTGTGCAGGACTCTGGGAGCCGGCGTGTACGTCCTAACTGGTGTCATGACCCTGCTCATAGCTGGACCAGCGATCGTCATCTCCTTTTTGGTGGTCGCCCTGTCTTCAGTGTTGTCTGGACTCTGCTATGCCGAATTTTGGTCCTATGTACCACCCTCCGGTTCTGTGTATCTTTACAGCGTCGTTGCCATGGGAAAACTGTGTGCCTTCCTCATTGGCTGGAACGTCTTGCTGTATTTAATGGCTG CCGCTTCCTGCTTGACCAGGGCTTGGAGCTATGCCTTTGACAGCCTCATTGGGAACCACATCTCTCAGGCATTAGAGAGAACTTTCTCTCCACACATGCCCTCTTTCCTGGCCCCGTACCCAGACTTCATTGCCCTGGGCCTGGTACTGCTGATGACTG GACTACTGGTTCTGGGAGCTCGTGTGACAACCCTGATTATCAAAGTGTCCACAGGCTTGAACCTTTTTGTTCCCATCTTCATGATCCTCTCGGGCTTCATTAAGGGAGACCTGCACAACTGGCAGCTCACAGAACAGGACTACAGATCAAATACATCCAGATCCAGCAGCACCTTTAG CTTGGGCCCTCTGGGTTCTGGAGGGTTTGTGCCCTTTGGCTTTGAAGGGATTCTCCAAGGAGCAGCTATACTTTTCACCTCCTATTTTGGTGTTCATGGCATGGTCACTGCAG GGAAGGAAGCCCCAAATCCTCAGCGTTCCATCCCCTTGAGCATGGTGATCTCCATCTTCATTGGCTTTCTGGCGTACTCTGGAGTTTCAGCGACACTCACCCTCATGGTGCCCTACTACCAGATTTACCCTTACAGCCCCTTACCACAGGCTTTCCTCCAGGTCGGATGGGACCCGGCTGCATATGTCATGGCTGCTGTCTTCCTGTGTACCCTTTTATACAG cttCCTATGCGCCATGGTCTCCATGTTTCAGTTGACCTGCACAATGGCAGCTGAAGGGCTCCTTTTCCGAGTTCTTGCCCAGATCCACTCCCGTACTGGCACCCCCGTCATGGCCATCTTGGCTTCCGGAACTCTTACAG GGTTCACAGCATCACTCCTAGGGATCCTTGATCTGGTGAAACTCATGTCAGCCGGTGTCCTGCCTGCTTACACTCTTGTGGCGGTTTCTGTCCTTGTCCTCAG GTACCAACCAGACCAGAATTTAAGCAAGAAGCAGaaaacagagaagggaaatgagACTTCTGATCTTGAAGCAAGTCCTTCAGAACCTGTACCTGAAGCAGGACCCTTAAGGATTCTAAAGAGTCTGTGGTTCCCTACCAGCACCACTCCCACCAAGATATCTGGGCAGATTGTCTATGGATGTGCCTCTCTGCTTG TTCTCCTGCTGTCCATCCTGAGCCTGATCCTGGCCCAGTGGCCCAGCCAGGTGTTCTCTGGAGACCCCGTGCTCACAACagtggtggtgctgctgctgctgctcatcaCTGGGGTCACGGTCATCATGTGGAGGCAGCCCCAGAGCCCCTCTCCTCTTCTGTTCAGG ATCCCTGCTCTGCCTGTCCTGCCACTGGTGAGCATCTTTGTGAACATTTACTTGATGATGCAGATAACCTCTGAGACCTGGATCTTATTTGGCATCTGGATGGCAATTG GATCTGTCATATACTTAGGATATGGGATCCGACACAGCCTGGCAGGGAACAATCATCAACAGCCACCAGCCTCCACCCCCCCAGACTCTGGATTAAAACATCCGCAGTGCTGA